A segment of the Leptotrichia massiliensis genome:
CCCACTCCTCTTTCTTCCCTTCTTTCATTATATTCTCCCCATTCTTTTGGACTAAATAATTCACAACTTACTGTAATTATTATAAGTATTACAATTAAAAATATTTTTTTCATAAATATCAACTTCCTTACAATTTTTTGTTTTATTGTAACAAATGTTTATAATATTACAATTTCAATTTTGTTATTTTTTATTTTTTATTTTTTTTTTTTTTTGATTAGAGTTTACTTTGTAATCTAGATTTTTGTAAATTTAAAACGAGGATATTAAATCCCCGTCTTATAAAATTTATTTAGTTTTCCAAATTTCATTTTCATATTGTGCGATTGTTCTATCTGATGAGAAGAATCCTGCTTTTGCTATGTTATTTATTACTTGTTTGTACCACAAGTCTTTGTTTTCATAATCTTTAAACATTCTTTCTTTTGTGTTGTAATAATCTTCAAAGTCGATTAACGTCATGAACCAGTCTTTGTTTATTAATTCATTTTGAAGTCTTTCTAATCTTTCTTTGTTTCCTACTTTTATTAATTCATCAGAAGTTATGAAATCAACTACTTCTTTTATTCCATCTTGAATGTAGTAATCTTTTGAAACATAACCAGAAGTTTCGTATAATTCTATTATATCATCACTATGTTTTCCGAAAATATAGATATTATCGTCACCTACAAGTTCATGAATTTCCACATTTGCTCCATCCATCGTTCCAAGAGTTAATGCTCCATTTAGCATAAATTTCATATTTCCAGTTCCACTGGCTTCTTTTGAAGCAAGCGAGATTTGCTCAGAAATATCTGTTGCTGGAATAATTTTTTCAGCTAATCCTACATTGTAGTTTTCAACTAGGTAAACATTTAAGTATTTGTTTACTTCTGGGTCGTTGTTTATTATTTCTGATAGGCAAAGTATTAAGTGGATTATGTCTTGAGCAATGATATAAGCTGGTGCAGCTTTTCCACCGAATAATACTGTTATCTTTCTTTCTGGTAATTTTCCATTTTTAATGTCTAAGTATTTTTTAATTACATACAAAGCATTCATTTGTTGACGTTTGTATTCATGGAATCTCTTAATTTGAGTATCAATGATACTGTTTTCATCAATAACAATTCCTTGCGTATGCTGTAAATATTTTTTCAATTTAATTTTATTTTCATGTTTAATTTGTGATAATTTTTCATAAACATTCTTATCATCAACATATTTTAAAAGTTCTTTTAGATTTTCAGCATCTGTCAAGTATCCTGTGCCAATTAATTCTTTCAAGTAGTCTGCCAAGTCTTCGTTACAGCTTTCAAGCCATCTTCTGAATGTAATCCCGTTTGTCTTGTTATTAAATTTATCAGGATAAATTTCATAAAATTCCTTAAGTTCACTATTTTTCAAGATTTCAGTATGCAAGTAAGCAACTCCGTTTACACTTGAAGAAAAATGAATATCCATATTTGCCATGTGAACTCTGTTTTGCTCATCTATAATTTGTACTTTTTCATCTGAATATTTACCTTTAATAACTTCATCCAGTTTTTTTATAATTTCAACAATGTTCGGCACAACTTCTTCTAGATAGTCTAAAGGCCATTTTTCCAATGCTTCTGCTAAAATTGTATGATTTGTATATCCTGTCATTTTTGTTACAATTTCTGTTGCTTCTTCAAAAGAAATATTATGCTCTTCTGTCATAATACGAATTAATTCAGGAATTACCATACTTGGGTGTGTATCGTTAATTTGAACGAAGGCATAGTCTGCTAAATCGTGAATATTGCTTCCTTTTTCAGTTGCTTCAGCAATAATCAATCTTGCTGCATTTGATACCATGAAATATTGTTGATAAATACGTAACAATTCCCCTTTTTTTGTACTGTCGTCAGGATATAGGAATAATGTTAGATTTTTTTCAATATTTTCTTCATCGAATGATATTCCATTTTCTATCAAATTGTAGTCAATGCTCTCAATATCAAACAAATTCAAATAATTTTTTGTATCTTTTTCATATCCTAAAATATCAATTCTTTTTAATTTTGAATGTAAACTGAAGTTTTTGAATTTAATTTCATATCCAATGTTTGTATCTCTTAGCCAACTTTGGTCTTCTATCCAGTAGTTTGCCTCAGCTTTTTGCTCATTGTTCTTGAAAACTTGCTTAAACAGTCCGCAGTGATAGTTAAGTCCGACTCCTTCTCCATTAATTCCTAAAGTTGACATCGAATCAACAAAGCATGAAGCAAGTCTTCCAAGTCCACCGTTTCCTAATGAAGGTTCAGTTTCTACTTCTTCAATATGGCTCAAGTTTTTTCCTGCAGCTTTCAATTCTTCCCTTACTTCCTTATAAATTCCTAAATTAATCAAATTATTTGATAATAATTTTCCAATTAAGAATTCTGCAGAAATATAATATATTTTCTTTTTAGATTTGTTTGCAGTTTTTTCATCTGCTCTTTCTTTAACATATTCAAGTAATTTATAGTAAATTTCTTGATTTGTCATTTCACTTATTTGTTTTTCATTTCTTTTTTGTAAAAAATCTGTAAAATTGTAGTTCACTATTTTAATTGTTTCCTTTCAAATTTGTTTTATAATTTTTGTTATTAAACTACTTCAAAATTGGAATACTAAAAGCATTAAACTTAATAACTCAAATAGAATAGTTTTAATTTTTTGTATCCAATTTTAAAGTTGTTTTACTATGCGGGCATATTATATAACTATTTTTTTAATTTGTCAAGACATTTACGTAAATGCTTTTAAAACCCACAAAGAATGAAATTAATACGGTTCTCTGTTTAAATATCAAATGTTTAATAAATTTTGAACTACATACTATTTAGTAAGAAATTAAAACTTTTGGTTCTTAACATAGTTTCTATTTTATAATGGGATTTAATATTGGATTATTTTATTTAATATCATTTTTTACTATTTTTATTCGTTTTTTTCTTTTTTTCGCAGGATTGCTCATTGCCACAAATCCTTATCTTGCAGTAAAGGTTTATACTGATAATTAAAACAAAAAATTATATCTTAATTATTTTGAAATACTAGATTCTTTAATAAATTCATTATTTAAATGGAGTTTAGTATGAGATTCACTTAAAAATAGAACTTTTTCAAAACAAAAAAACTCAGAAAATTTTCTGAGTTTGATAGGCTTTGGTATAAGCCGGATTCTGTATTCGTTAATCATTTATCTAAATCAATAATTACTTACGGATTTTAGCGAGCTACCAATCAAGCCAAGACGGGCCGCCTCTTAACAGCTTTCTGCTTGCCCTTGCTTTGAGAGGGGTTTACCTAGCTAATTTAATTCCTTAAATTACTGGTAGTCTCTTACACTACCTTTTCACCCTTACCTGAAAGAACAGGCGGTTTATTTTCTGTGGCACTTTCCTTAAGATTTCTCCCAGCAGCCGTTAGCTGCCTCCCTTGCCCTGCAAAGTCCAGACTTTCCTCTTAAAAATAAATTTTCAAGCGATTAACTCCAAAACCTGAATTTATAGTATCATTTTTTCTCTATTTTTGTCAATTTGATTTATAAATTTTTCAAGACAATTTCTGCAATATCCTTCGCTCTAAGCCCGTAATTTGTAAGCATAGTCTCTCCATCCGCACTTTGTCCAAAAACATCCTGTATTCCATGTTTTACAACTTTTGTTGGATGAACTTCTGACAAGTATTCTGAAACTGCACTTCCAAGCCCTCCAATTACTGAATGTTCTTCACTTGTTACAATAAATTTACATTCTTTTGCTGCTTTTAGAACTGTTTCTGTGTCTAAAGGTTTTATCGTAGAAACATTTACCACTCTTGCTTTTACTCCTTTTTCTTCTAGTAATTTCGCCGCCTCAAGAGCTTCTGATACCATAAGGCCAGTCGCTAATATTGCTACATCCTTTCCTTCTGTTAAAGTTGCAGCTTTCCCTATTTCAAATTTATAGTTTTCATCAAATAATACTGGTATATTTAGTCTTCCAAGCCTTACATATACAGGCCCTTTGTATTCAGCCGCCGCAAAGACCATTTTTTCAGTTTCTACTGCATCTGCTGGCGATAGCACTACCATTCCTGGAATTGCACGCATTAAAGCCATATCCTCAACTGACTGGTGCGAACCTCCATCTTCTCCTAACGAAACCCCTGCGTGAGTTGGACAAATTTTAACATTCAATTGTGGATACGCCACCGAGTTTCTAATCTGATCAAAAGCACGTCCAGCCGCAAAATGTGCAAAAGTTGAGGCAAACGGTATTTTTCCAGTCGTTGCAATACCTGCCGCTGTTCCAATCATATCAGCTTCTGCAATCCCCACATTTATATGTTTTTCTGGAAACTCTTTTTTAAAATACGCAGTCATTGTTGATTTTGACAAGTCTGCTTCCAGCACTACCACATCTTTATTTACTTTTCCCAATTTAACTAACGCTTCTCCATAAGCCACTCTAGTTGATTTTTTTTCCATTCTCATATTCTCCTATTTTTTATTTCATTATTTTTAAAAACTTTCTAATACTATTCCACAAGCCAGGGTTAGTGCATAGCACTTTCGCGATTCTCTTTAATACTCCATTATTTAAATATGTTAAAATAACTATCATTGCGAAATGAAGGGAAATAGCGATTGATTTCCCTTGCTATTATTAACTCAACTCTTCCATTGCCTTACTGTATTCTTCATCATTTGGAGCAGCTCCATGGAATCCAGCATTGTTCTCCATGAATGAAACCCCTTTTCCTTTTACAGTATTCGCAACAATAACTGTTGGTTTTCCTTTTACTGTTCTTGCTGTGTCAAGAGCATTTATGATTTCTTCATAATTGTGTCCGTCAATCTCAATTACATTCCATTTGAAAGCCTTAAACTTTTCCCCAACTGGAGCGACATCCATTACATCCGAAACTTTTCCGTCAATCTGCAAATTGTTATAGTCAACTATCGCAACTAAATTGTCAAGCTTATAATGTGCAGCAGTCATAACCGCTTCCCAAACTTGACCTTCCTGCAATTCTCCATCTCCTAAGATTGTATAGACTCTGAAATCGTTATTGTAAATTTTTGCGCTCAAAGCCATTCCGTTTGCCGCAGATAATCCTTGTCCAAGTGAGCCTGTTGACATTTCAACTCCAGCCAGTTTTTTCATATCAGGATGTCCTTGAAGCGGAGAGTGCCATTTTCTAAGTGTCGGAATAAGGCTCTTTCCTTCATCGCCTAAAAATCCTTTTTCAATCAAGGCCGCATACAGTGCAGGAGCAGCATGCCCCTTACTAAGAACTAATCTGTCTCTGTTTTCCATTTTTGGATTTTTTGGGTCAATATTCATTTCCTTCCAGTAAAGCACAGCCAAAATATCAGCAATTGAAAGTGATCCTCCTGGATGTCCTGATTTTGCCCTGTAAATCATTTCAATAATATCTTTTCTCAATGTTTTTGCCTTTTTTTGCAAATCTTCAATTTTCATAAAAACCTCCATTTTTTATTTATAAATATTAATAATTAACTAAAATTAATCCTCTTTTTTCAAATTATAGAAAAACAGCGAAACACCAAACAGCACTAACGCCACGACAAGTGTCACTTTTACTCCGATTTCAGTTGCACCTTTCACGCCATTCTGAACATTCTGATTTCCCACAACAAGTAAAGTTGACTGAACAACTTGCTGCACTAGAAATGCCAATTTTAAAAACATTCCCTGTATTCCAAACATAAAGCCTTCCAAACTTACTTTTTTTGTTTCTGACAGTTTTGCAGAAATTTCACTAAGCATTGCCTGCGGGAAAATAAACGCCGCACCACTTAATCCTGTTCCACAAATTACAAAAAGTAAATATGCAAAAATTGAATTATTTTTATTAATAAACAATAGACCAAAAGTACCGATTATCAAAAGCAGCATATCCAGAATCAATATTTTCTTATACGAATATTTTTTCCCAAACTTGTTTGTAATCGGAAAAAACAACCCCGCCATTCCAAACAGCACAACTGATATTACAGTCAAATATTTAATATCCTTTTGCATTACAGCGCTCAAATAATATGTCAAATCTCCACGAAGTATGTTAAATCCGCAAAAGAAAAAGAAATATCCTAAAAAGTACAAAATAATTTCCTTATCCTTCAAATGCGAAATTGATTTCATAAACCCTAGTGATTCAGTCTTAGGACGGTTTTGTGTAAGCTGCTTCTCCTTTAGGAAAAATATACACGCATAAATCCCCAAAACTGACAATATTGTAATCAAAATTACTGTTTTACGTATCCCAACTTCTGTATTCAGCACTCCATTTACTACTCCCAATTTTGAAATCAAAATACCTGGAAGAACCATCGCAATCCCAGTAAATATAAGTCTAAAAGTCGACTGCATTGTAGAAAGGTTAAGCCTTTCTTCCTTATTTGAAGCCAAATCTGGAATTAGAGCATTATACGGTGCTGCAACTAAAGTATATGCGGTAAAATACAGTCCCCCAACAACTGATAAATAAATAAGCGTTGCCATCTGCGAACTTTTAATTGGATAAAAATACATAACCGTAAGAATCCCAAGCGGTAATCCTCCAACTAGCATAAATATTGATCTTCTTCCAAACCGTGATTTTGAGTTATCAGATAAAAATCCCACAACGGGATCTGATACTGCATCAATAATCCTCGCAAAAATAAATGCTAGAACTAAATATTGCGGCTTTAACAGCGGAACTAAATTTTTCTCCGTTTCAGGCGGTAAATAGTAATACGACAGCCATTGATTATAAATCTGGTCAATCATAAAATATGAAACCCCAAGCCCGTAAATTATGTAACTTTTTTTCGTTAATCTTGAACTCATTAAATTTTCTACCTTTCTGTTTTTTATATTGTTTATATTATTCTCCATTTAAATATCAATTATTTAATAAATTTTGAATTATATGCTAAATTAGAACTTCTTATATTTAACATAATTTCTAATTTCCAATATTAAATTATTTTGTTTATTTTTCGCAGGATTGCTCATTGCCGCAAATCCTTATCTTGCAGTAAAAGTTTATCCTGATAATTAAAATTGTTGCAAGATTGCTACGCAATACCTATGACTAGACTTCGAATTTTATTTATCCAACTCCGAAACTCCTCCTTCCAATCGTCAGACAATCGTAGTTGAACAAATAAAAGCTCCGTCGATTTATAAAATACATTTTAATTATTTAGAAACATTTTTTTTATAACTTTAATTTGTTAAAAACTCTTTTACTGCCTCAGCATATTCATCTTTACATTCAGGATCAGCATAAATTCTTGTGTGTGAACCTTTTTCAAAAACTTTTAGCTTGATATTTTCATTCTGTGCAAGTTCGTTATACTCTTCCATAAGCATTCCATAAGTTGTAGCCTTGTCATTTTTAGACTGAATTATCAAAGTAGGTATTCTTTTTAGCAAATACGATAATCTAAGCTTATCAAGATGGCTTCCAACTCTTAAATTAAAAATTCTTACAATAACACTTACAATAAATTTTGGAACACGACGTTTTTTTGCATCTTCCTTAATTCTCTTTCTTATATTGGAAATCGAACTGTCTAATATAAGCTTATCAATAACTATTCCTTTTTTCCGAAGCGTTTTTATATACATTTTAGACGCAATGGCGGAACCTATTCCCCCTTGTGAAAATCCATATAGCGTAAAATTATTTTTCCCAAATTTTTCATTAAGCATTTCCATTGTATGAAAAATATCCTGTCCAAAGCAGTATCCCATCTTAGTTTTAGCTACATCAGACTTTCCAGAATTTCTCAAATCTGGAATAAAAAAACTATACTCATTATCAAGACCAATATCCTTAAACATTCCCAGATATTGCAACGACGATAATCTATTCACACCACGTCCATGCGAGATAATCATAGTTTTTGTAGCTTCCTTGTTCTCAATAATCCATCCATAAAGCTGAATTTTTCCTGACTTATACTCAACTTCCTTAAAATTATACCCATAATCATAAGGATTTGCCTTATTATTCTCAATATTATACTTCTGTCTCAATTTTTTACTATTATACACCTCTTCAAATGTAATTCTCGGATACTTCTCAATCTGATTAATGAAATACCGTATTGACATATACGCTATCACAAAGAAAAATATCATAAACAGCACATTAATTGTTATTAACAATCCCATTTCTATAATCCTCTCCTATTCTTTTTATTTTTTATTTATAAAATTCATTAATACAATATTTTTTAATTTTAGTCTTCTTTCTAACAAACTGTATTAAATCTTCGTTATACAAAAATTATGGTTATTCATTTTTATAATTTTTTATATTTTATTTGTTAGAATAATTCAATCTAAACAAACAATTGGATTTAACTTCTCTTTTTTTTCTAAAATTAATTCTTTTATCAGAAATCCATTCTTTTCAGCTTGTATTTTTTCCAAAAAGTTTTCTTGATTTTCCAAGTTTTCTGAATTTTCATCCTTTTTAGCAAAATTTCCAGATTTTTCAATATCCTTCCAATTTACAAAGATATTTTTTTTCTGAAACTCATTTTCCACATTAAAGTTTTTAATTTTATTATTTTCACGAATTTCTTTCAAATATTCCTGACCTTTTTTATTAAAGCCTAAAATTCTTACATAATTTATTTCAAAATCCATCATCTTAGCTTTTATATTTAGTAAAATATTCAAAATAATCCGTTCTACACGTT
Coding sequences within it:
- a CDS encoding transketolase family protein, with translation MEKKSTRVAYGEALVKLGKVNKDVVVLEADLSKSTMTAYFKKEFPEKHINVGIAEADMIGTAAGIATTGKIPFASTFAHFAAGRAFDQIRNSVAYPQLNVKICPTHAGVSLGEDGGSHQSVEDMALMRAIPGMVVLSPADAVETEKMVFAAAEYKGPVYVRLGRLNIPVLFDENYKFEIGKAATLTEGKDVAILATGLMVSEALEAAKLLEEKGVKARVVNVSTIKPLDTETVLKAAKECKFIVTSEEHSVIGGLGSAVSEYLSEVHPTKVVKHGIQDVFGQSADGETMLTNYGLRAKDIAEIVLKNL
- the glgP gene encoding glycogen/starch/alpha-glucan family phosphorylase; this translates as MNYNFTDFLQKRNEKQISEMTNQEIYYKLLEYVKERADEKTANKSKKKIYYISAEFLIGKLLSNNLINLGIYKEVREELKAAGKNLSHIEEVETEPSLGNGGLGRLASCFVDSMSTLGINGEGVGLNYHCGLFKQVFKNNEQKAEANYWIEDQSWLRDTNIGYEIKFKNFSLHSKLKRIDILGYEKDTKNYLNLFDIESIDYNLIENGISFDEENIEKNLTLFLYPDDSTKKGELLRIYQQYFMVSNAARLIIAEATEKGSNIHDLADYAFVQINDTHPSMVIPELIRIMTEEHNISFEEATEIVTKMTGYTNHTILAEALEKWPLDYLEEVVPNIVEIIKKLDEVIKGKYSDEKVQIIDEQNRVHMANMDIHFSSSVNGVAYLHTEILKNSELKEFYEIYPDKFNNKTNGITFRRWLESCNEDLADYLKELIGTGYLTDAENLKELLKYVDDKNVYEKLSQIKHENKIKLKKYLQHTQGIVIDENSIIDTQIKRFHEYKRQQMNALYVIKKYLDIKNGKLPERKITVLFGGKAAPAYIIAQDIIHLILCLSEIINNDPEVNKYLNVYLVENYNVGLAEKIIPATDISEQISLASKEASGTGNMKFMLNGALTLGTMDGANVEIHELVGDDNIYIFGKHSDDIIELYETSGYVSKDYYIQDGIKEVVDFITSDELIKVGNKERLERLQNELINKDWFMTLIDFEDYYNTKERMFKDYENKDLWYKQVINNIAKAGFFSSDRTIAQYENEIWKTK
- a CDS encoding alpha/beta hydrolase; amino-acid sequence: MGLLITINVLFMIFFFVIAYMSIRYFINQIEKYPRITFEEVYNSKKLRQKYNIENNKANPYDYGYNFKEVEYKSGKIQLYGWIIENKEATKTMIISHGRGVNRLSSLQYLGMFKDIGLDNEYSFFIPDLRNSGKSDVAKTKMGYCFGQDIFHTMEMLNEKFGKNNFTLYGFSQGGIGSAIASKMYIKTLRKKGIVIDKLILDSSISNIRKRIKEDAKKRRVPKFIVSVIVRIFNLRVGSHLDKLRLSYLLKRIPTLIIQSKNDKATTYGMLMEEYNELAQNENIKLKVFEKGSHTRIYADPECKDEYAEAVKEFLTN
- a CDS encoding transketolase — protein: MKIEDLQKKAKTLRKDIIEMIYRAKSGHPGGSLSIADILAVLYWKEMNIDPKNPKMENRDRLVLSKGHAAPALYAALIEKGFLGDEGKSLIPTLRKWHSPLQGHPDMKKLAGVEMSTGSLGQGLSAANGMALSAKIYNNDFRVYTILGDGELQEGQVWEAVMTAAHYKLDNLVAIVDYNNLQIDGKVSDVMDVAPVGEKFKAFKWNVIEIDGHNYEEIINALDTARTVKGKPTVIVANTVKGKGVSFMENNAGFHGAAPNDEEYSKAMEELS
- a CDS encoding MFS transporter; the protein is MSSRLTKKSYIIYGLGVSYFMIDQIYNQWLSYYYLPPETEKNLVPLLKPQYLVLAFIFARIIDAVSDPVVGFLSDNSKSRFGRRSIFMLVGGLPLGILTVMYFYPIKSSQMATLIYLSVVGGLYFTAYTLVAAPYNALIPDLASNKEERLNLSTMQSTFRLIFTGIAMVLPGILISKLGVVNGVLNTEVGIRKTVILITILSVLGIYACIFFLKEKQLTQNRPKTESLGFMKSISHLKDKEIILYFLGYFFFFCGFNILRGDLTYYLSAVMQKDIKYLTVISVVLFGMAGLFFPITNKFGKKYSYKKILILDMLLLIIGTFGLLFINKNNSIFAYLLFVICGTGLSGAAFIFPQAMLSEISAKLSETKKVSLEGFMFGIQGMFLKLAFLVQQVVQSTLLVVGNQNVQNGVKGATEIGVKVTLVVALVLFGVSLFFYNLKKED